The DNA window GGCCACCGGGCAGCCCGGCGCGGTCAGCGTCATGTCGATCTTGACCGAGCGGTCGTCCTCGATGTCGATCTTGTAGACGAGGCCAAGCTCGTAGATGTCGGCCGGGATTTCCGGGTCGTAGACCGTCTTCAGCGCCGAGACGATATCGTCTGTCAGCCGCGCAAGTTCGTCGGCGGGAATGGCGGAGGCCGATACGATGCCATCTGCAGCCGTTCCCGGCGCGGTCTCAGCGGTTGTGCTCACATCGTCCATGGTCGTCATCACCCAAAGAACTTTCGCGCTTTTTCGAGCGCCTCGGCCAAAGCGTCGACTTCGGCCCTGGTATTATACATGCCGAACGATGCCCTGCATGTGGAGGTTACGCCAAAGCGTTTCAACAGCGGCTGGGCACAATGGGTGCCCGCGCGCACGGCAACGCCCTGCCTGTCTATCACCATCGACACGTCATGGGCATGAATGCCTTGCAGTTCGAAGGAGATGATCGCGCCTTTACCCGGCGCGTCGCCGAAGATACGCAGCGAGTTGATCGCGCGCAGCCGCTCATGCGCATAGGTCTTGAGGTCTTCCTCATGCGCCGCGATGCGCTCGCGGCCGATCTTTTCCATGTAGTCAAGCGCGGCACCG is part of the Mesorhizobium loti genome and encodes:
- a CDS encoding SUF system Fe-S cluster assembly protein — translated: MDDVSTTAETAPGTAADGIVSASAIPADELARLTDDIVSALKTVYDPEIPADIYELGLVYKIDIEDDRSVKIDMTLTAPGCPVAGEMPGWVENAVGAVEGVSGVEVNMTFDPPWSPDRMSEEAQVAVGWY